In the Gossypium arboreum isolate Shixiya-1 chromosome 10, ASM2569848v2, whole genome shotgun sequence genome, one interval contains:
- the LOC108462273 gene encoding kinesin-like protein KIN-7K, chloroplastic, whose amino-acid sequence MESGSSNLSILAPPVFDGENYQACAVRMQAYMEGCDYWEAIEGDYEVTLLPNNPTVNQIKMHKERTTRKAKNYGFGSVKEIWDYLKAEYQGDERIKSIKVLNLIRELERLQMKESESIKEYSDKLIDIANKVRVLGADLSDSRLVQKILVSVPEKYEATIASFENTKDLTQLRVVELIIALQAQEQRRLMRQEGSIERSIEGALKAKMQQGEKGEEQKRNGKNSDCNSGSGSETAVKESSSFQVLEKARCKVQKMIGNGEYLEVKGRGTVAIESCAGTKLILDVLFVPEIDQNLLSVGQLVEKRFKVMFEEGMCLILDSSGNELFRIKMQKKRFSLNPFEEEQMVTLLEQQLTFLSNKLSSFAHEISEEHAEEPRKKNLSQEIKSNVQLLEENSGLCFQNQKPTEKASYAKELTSVDVVEFKNLVGKMELHARKQLEATLEATLVEKEFIEGEY is encoded by the exons ATGGAATCGGGATCGAGTAACCTGTCCATCTTAGCCCCAcctgtgtttgatggagagaatTATCAAGCATGTGCAGTGAGAATGCAAGCATACATGGAGGGTTGTGATTATTGGGAAGCCATTGAGGGAGACTATGAGGTGACTCTACTTCCTAATAATCCAACTGTGAATCAGATCAAAATGCACAAGGAGAGAACCACCAGGAAGGCCAAG AATTATGGTTTTGGATCAGTGAAGGAAATATGGGACTACCTCAAAGCTGAGTATCAAGGAGATGAGAGGATCAAGAGCATAAAGGTGTTGAATTTGATCAGAGAATTAGAGAGGCTACAAATGAAGGAGTCTGAGTCAATCAAAGAATACTCAGACAAGCTGATTGATATTGCCAACAAGGTAAGAGTTCTTGGGGCTGATCTCTCTGATTCTAGACTGGTGCAGAAGATACTTGTCTCCGTGCCTGAGAAATATGAAGCAACAATTGCCTCTTTTGAGAACACTAAGGACTTGACTCAATTGAGAGTAGTGGAGTTGATTATTGCTTTACAAGCACAAGAGCAGAGGAGGCTAATGAGGCAGGAAGGAAGCATAGAAAGAAGCATAGAAGGAGCATTAAAGGCTAAGATGCAGCAAGGTGAAAAAGGAGAGGAACAGAAGCGGAATGGGAAGAATAGTGATTGCAATAGCGGTAGTGGTTCAGAAACTGCTGTAAAAG AATCATCCTCATTTCAGGTGTTGGAGAAGGCCAGATGTAAAGTGCAGAAAAT GATAGGAAATGGAGAATACCTAGAAGTGAAGGGAAGAGGTACAGTAGCAATAGAGAGCTGTGCTGGAACTAAATTGATTTTAGATGTTCTGTTTGTACCTGAGATTGATCAAAACTTATTGAGTGTGGGGCAATTGGTAGAGAAGAGATTCAAGGTGATGTTCGAAGAGGGAATGTGTCTGATCCTTGACTCTAGTGGCAATGAATTGTTTAGGATCAAGATGCAGAAGAAGAGGTTCTCATTGAATCCATTTGAAGAGGAGCAAATG GTAACTCTCTTGGAGCAGCAACTGACATTTCTCTCTAATAAACTATCATCTTTTGCACATGAAATATCTGAAGAACATGCTGAGGAGCCACGAAAAAAGAATTTATCTCAGGAGATCAAGAGTAATGTGCAACTTTTAGAAGAGAATAGTGGGTTATGTTTCCAAAATCAAAAACCGACTGAAAAAGCTTCATATGCGAAAGAATTGACATCTGTAGATGTTGTTGAGTTTAAGAATTTAGTTGGTAAG ATGGAATTGCATGCTAGGAAACAATTAGAGGCAACTCTTGAAGCTACACTAGTCGAGAAGGAATTCATAGAAGGCGAATATTGA